In Gemmatimonadales bacterium, a genomic segment contains:
- a CDS encoding DUF971 domain-containing protein, with product MKPIPVPYVVKRIDDGAKIEIQWEERGHVATYEARALRLACQCAACVEEMTRRPILDPGSVAPGVRALAIKLVGAYAMHVQWSDGHSSGIYPWERLLETCPCPDCMAKR from the coding sequence GTGAAGCCGATCCCGGTGCCCTACGTCGTCAAGCGCATCGACGACGGGGCGAAGATCGAGATCCAGTGGGAGGAGCGCGGGCACGTCGCGACGTATGAGGCGCGGGCGCTGCGCCTCGCCTGTCAGTGCGCCGCGTGCGTGGAGGAGATGACCCGCCGCCCGATCCTCGATCCGGGCTCCGTTGCGCCGGGGGTGCGCGCGCTCGCGATCAAGCTGGTCGGAGCTTACGCGATGCACGTCCAGTGGAGCGACGGGCACTCGTCCGGCATCTACCCGTGGGAGCGGTTGCTCGAGACCTGTCCCTGCCCGGACTGCATGGCCAAGCGGTAG